From a region of the Acanthochromis polyacanthus isolate Apoly-LR-REF ecotype Palm Island chromosome 3, KAUST_Apoly_ChrSc, whole genome shotgun sequence genome:
- the slc44a2 gene encoding choline transporter-like protein 2 isoform X3 has product MELEEKNPDPKYGESRKFDPNFKGPIHNRGCTDILCCILFILALLGYFAVGILAWSQGDPRKVIYPTDSRGQFCGQAGTPLEKKPLLFYFNILKCASPLVLLEFQCPTTQLCVESCPDRHLTLMKAKLGNNEDREYYQKFCKEGVDFAALPPPELLSKGLCPGMLMPSKAFTRRCLPALGTMKGGVVVVGNETTFDSGEGGSINASEVLEASKKSNVVVEARQVAMRIFEDYTQSWHWILLGLVIAMVVSLIFIVLLRFLAGVMVWLVIVLVILVIGYGIFHCYMEYASLKGEPGADVTIRDLGLQTDFSVYLQIRQTWLAFMIILAIVEVIIILLLIFLRKRILIAIALIKEASRAVGHVMSSLFYPLLTFALLAVVIAYWAITAVFLSTSNEQVYKVFNNSECPFSRDTCDPQTFNTSNASAQCPDAECLFAFYGGETVYHKYLILFQFYNVFLFFWCANFVTALGQVTLSGAFASYYWAFKKPDDIPAYPIFSSLGRALRYHAGSLAFGSLILSLVQVMRVILEYLDHKLKGAQNKFAKFLLSCMKCCFWCLEKCIKFLNRNAYIMIAIYGKNFCTSARDAFFLLMRNIVRVAVLDKVTDFLLFLGKLLIVGIVGIFSFFFFSGRIKAVEEAAPSLNYYWVPILTVVVGSYLIAHGFFSVYAMCVDTLFLCFLEDLERNDGSAERPYFMSQSLLSLLKKSNEGFKSVD; this is encoded by the exons GGGAGTCCAGGAAGTTTGATCCAAACTTCAAAGGACCGATCCACAACAG GGGATGCACAGACATCCTCTGCTGTATTCTCTTCATCTTGGCTTTGTTGGGGTACTTTGCTGTCGGTATCCTTG CCTGGTCTCAGGGAGACCCCAGAAAAGTGATTTATCCCACAGACAGCAGGGGGCAGTTCTGTGGACAAGCTGGAACACCTCTGGA gaagaaacctcttCTGTTCTACTTCAACATCCTGAAATGTGCCAGTCCTCTGGTGCTGCTGGAGTTCCAGTGTCCcaccacacag TTATGTGTGGAAAGCTGTCCCGACAGGCATCTCACATTGATGAAAGCCAAGTTAGGCAACAACGAGGACCGAGAATACTACCAAAAATTCTGCAAGGAAGGAGTGGACTTCGCCGCACTG CCTCCTCCTGAGCTCCTGAGTAAAGGCCTGTGTCCTGGCATGCTGATGCCCAGTAAAGCCT TCACGCGTCGCTGCCTTCCTGCTCTGGGAACGATGAAAGGTGGGGTGGTGGTTGTCGGCAATGAGACCACGTTCGATTCTGGAGAAGGCGGCAGTATTAATGCCTCCGAGGTGCTGGAGGCATCAAA GAAGTCAAATGTGGTTGTAGAAGCTCGACAGGTGGCCATGAGAATCTTTGAGGACTACACTCAGTCCTGGCACTGGATATTACT tggtCTGGTGATAGCCATGGTTGTCAGCTTGATTTTTATCGTCCTCCTGCGATTCCTAGCTGGTGTCATGGTCTGGCTCGTGATTGTTTTGGTTATCCTAGTGATTGGATATG GTATTTTCCACTGTTACATGGAGTACGCCAGTCTGAAAGGAGAACCCGGCGCTGACGTCACCATCCGTGACCTCGGCCTGCAGACCGACTTCTCTGTCTACCTGCAGATCAGACAGACCTGGCTGGCCTTCA TGATCATCCTGGCTATTGTGGAGGTCATCATCATTCTGCTACTCATCTTCCTCAGGAAGAGAATCCTGATTGCCATCGCACTCATCAAAGAGGCCAGCAG AGCTGTCGGCCATGTTATGTCGTCACTGTTCTACCCACTGCTGACCTTTGCCCTTCTGGCTGTGGTGATCGCTTACTGGGCCATTACTGCTGT CTTCTTATCCACATCTAATGAGCAGGTGTACAAAGTGTTCAACAACTCTGAGTGTCCGTTTTCCCGAGATACCTGCGACCCCCAG ACATTCAACACCTCCAATGCTTCAGCTCAGTGTCCGGATGCAGAGTGCCTGTTTGCCTTCTACGGTGGTGAGACTGTCTACCACAAATACCTCATTCTGTTCCAGTTCTACAACGTCTTCCTTTTCTTCTGGTGTGCCAACTTTGTCACGGCCCTGGGTCAGGTCACTCTATCGGGTGCCTTTGCCTCGTATTACTGGGCCTTCAAGAAGCCCGATGACATCCCTGCCTACCCCATCTTCTCCTCTCTGGGTCGGGCTCTCAG GTACCACGCAGGCTCTCTGGCTTTTGGTTCTCTGATCCTGTCTTTGGTTCAGGTTATGAGGGTCATTCTGGAGTACCTGGATCACAAGCTAAAAG GTGCTCAGAACAAATTTGCCAAATTCCTGCTGAGCTGCATGAAGTGCTGCTTCTGGTGTCTGGAGAAATGTATCAAGTTCCTGAACAGAAATGCCTACATCATG ATTGCAATCTATGGAAAAAATTTCTGTACCTCAGCTCGAGATGCCTTCTTCCTTCTAATGAGGAACATTGTCAG GGTGGCTGTTTTAGACAAAGTGACTGATTTCCTGCTGTTTCTTGGGAAGCTCCTCATTGTTGGCATTGTGG ggattttctctttcttcttcttctctgggaGAATCAAAGCTGTAGAGGAGGCTGCACCATCTCTCAACTACTACTGGGTGCCAATACTG ACAGTAGTAGTGGGATCCTACCTCATCGCCCATGGCTTCTTCAGCGTGTACGCCATGTGTGTGGACACACTTTTCCTCTGCTTTT TGGAGGACCTGGAGCGGAACGACGGATCAGCAGAGCGGCCGTACTTCATGTCACAGAGCCTGCTCAGCCTCCTTAAGAAGTCCAACGAAGGATTCAAATCCGTGGActaa
- the slc44a2 gene encoding choline transporter-like protein 2 isoform X1: MELEEKNPDPKYGESRKFDPNFKGPIHNRGCTDILCCILFILALLGYFAVGILAWSQGDPRKVIYPTDSRGQFCGQAGTPLEKKPLLFYFNILKCASPLVLLEFQCPTTQLCVESCPDRHLTLMKAKLGNNEDREYYQKFCKEGVDFAALPPPELLSKGLCPGMLMPSKAFTRRCLPALGTMKGGVVVVGNETTFDSGEGGSINASEVLEASKKSNVVVEARQVAMRIFEDYTQSWHWILLGLVIAMVVSLIFIVLLRFLAGVMVWLVIVLVILVIGYGIFHCYMEYASLKGEPGADVTIRDLGLQTDFSVYLQIRQTWLAFMIILAIVEVIIILLLIFLRKRILIAIALIKEASRAVGHVMSSLFYPLLTFALLAVVIAYWAITAVFLSTSNEQVYKVFNNSECPFSRDTCDPQTFNTSNASAQCPDAECLFAFYGGETVYHKYLILFQFYNVFLFFWCANFVTALGQVTLSGAFASYYWAFKKPDDIPAYPIFSSLGRALRYHAGSLAFGSLILSLVQVMRVILEYLDHKLKGAQNKFAKFLLSCMKCCFWCLEKCIKFLNRNAYIMIAIYGKNFCTSARDAFFLLMRNIVRVAVLDKVTDFLLFLGKLLIVGIVGIFSFFFFSGRIKAVEEAAPSLNYYWVPILTVVVGSYLIAHGFFSVYAMCVDTLFLCFCEDLERNDGSSERPYFMSPELHEILSKTKRVEEDRDGVEQADAAKQVDEVKLEEETPLQQQDGEIQLKQQTMLKQDNEEEQPLQSKTDAEDEPKEEKTEEQKVSLTDESEKKEDPVIMEVAEEQEAKTEEKTEEATAVEAEKEETGEKKEEPKEDNPPSAPQE, from the exons GGGAGTCCAGGAAGTTTGATCCAAACTTCAAAGGACCGATCCACAACAG GGGATGCACAGACATCCTCTGCTGTATTCTCTTCATCTTGGCTTTGTTGGGGTACTTTGCTGTCGGTATCCTTG CCTGGTCTCAGGGAGACCCCAGAAAAGTGATTTATCCCACAGACAGCAGGGGGCAGTTCTGTGGACAAGCTGGAACACCTCTGGA gaagaaacctcttCTGTTCTACTTCAACATCCTGAAATGTGCCAGTCCTCTGGTGCTGCTGGAGTTCCAGTGTCCcaccacacag TTATGTGTGGAAAGCTGTCCCGACAGGCATCTCACATTGATGAAAGCCAAGTTAGGCAACAACGAGGACCGAGAATACTACCAAAAATTCTGCAAGGAAGGAGTGGACTTCGCCGCACTG CCTCCTCCTGAGCTCCTGAGTAAAGGCCTGTGTCCTGGCATGCTGATGCCCAGTAAAGCCT TCACGCGTCGCTGCCTTCCTGCTCTGGGAACGATGAAAGGTGGGGTGGTGGTTGTCGGCAATGAGACCACGTTCGATTCTGGAGAAGGCGGCAGTATTAATGCCTCCGAGGTGCTGGAGGCATCAAA GAAGTCAAATGTGGTTGTAGAAGCTCGACAGGTGGCCATGAGAATCTTTGAGGACTACACTCAGTCCTGGCACTGGATATTACT tggtCTGGTGATAGCCATGGTTGTCAGCTTGATTTTTATCGTCCTCCTGCGATTCCTAGCTGGTGTCATGGTCTGGCTCGTGATTGTTTTGGTTATCCTAGTGATTGGATATG GTATTTTCCACTGTTACATGGAGTACGCCAGTCTGAAAGGAGAACCCGGCGCTGACGTCACCATCCGTGACCTCGGCCTGCAGACCGACTTCTCTGTCTACCTGCAGATCAGACAGACCTGGCTGGCCTTCA TGATCATCCTGGCTATTGTGGAGGTCATCATCATTCTGCTACTCATCTTCCTCAGGAAGAGAATCCTGATTGCCATCGCACTCATCAAAGAGGCCAGCAG AGCTGTCGGCCATGTTATGTCGTCACTGTTCTACCCACTGCTGACCTTTGCCCTTCTGGCTGTGGTGATCGCTTACTGGGCCATTACTGCTGT CTTCTTATCCACATCTAATGAGCAGGTGTACAAAGTGTTCAACAACTCTGAGTGTCCGTTTTCCCGAGATACCTGCGACCCCCAG ACATTCAACACCTCCAATGCTTCAGCTCAGTGTCCGGATGCAGAGTGCCTGTTTGCCTTCTACGGTGGTGAGACTGTCTACCACAAATACCTCATTCTGTTCCAGTTCTACAACGTCTTCCTTTTCTTCTGGTGTGCCAACTTTGTCACGGCCCTGGGTCAGGTCACTCTATCGGGTGCCTTTGCCTCGTATTACTGGGCCTTCAAGAAGCCCGATGACATCCCTGCCTACCCCATCTTCTCCTCTCTGGGTCGGGCTCTCAG GTACCACGCAGGCTCTCTGGCTTTTGGTTCTCTGATCCTGTCTTTGGTTCAGGTTATGAGGGTCATTCTGGAGTACCTGGATCACAAGCTAAAAG GTGCTCAGAACAAATTTGCCAAATTCCTGCTGAGCTGCATGAAGTGCTGCTTCTGGTGTCTGGAGAAATGTATCAAGTTCCTGAACAGAAATGCCTACATCATG ATTGCAATCTATGGAAAAAATTTCTGTACCTCAGCTCGAGATGCCTTCTTCCTTCTAATGAGGAACATTGTCAG GGTGGCTGTTTTAGACAAAGTGACTGATTTCCTGCTGTTTCTTGGGAAGCTCCTCATTGTTGGCATTGTGG ggattttctctttcttcttcttctctgggaGAATCAAAGCTGTAGAGGAGGCTGCACCATCTCTCAACTACTACTGGGTGCCAATACTG ACAGTAGTAGTGGGATCCTACCTCATCGCCCATGGCTTCTTCAGCGTGTACGCCATGTGTGTGGACACACTTTTCCTCTGCTTTT GTGAGGACTTGGAAAGAAATGACGGCTCCTCCGAGCGGCCTTACTTCATGTCCCCTGAGCTGCATGAGATCCTCTCCAAAACGAAGAGAGTGGAGGAAGATCGCGACGGCGTTGAGCAGGCAGACGCTGCCAAACAAGTGGACGAGGtgaagctggaggaggagacgCCTCTTCAGCAGCAGGACGGAGAAATTCAGCTGAAACAGCAGACGATGCTCAAGCAGGACAACGAGGAGGAGCAGCCTCTGCAGTCCAAGACGGATGCTGAAGACGAGCCAAAAGAGGagaagacagaagagcaaaaagTCAGTCTGACAGACGAgagtgaaaagaaagaagatCCAGTGATTATGGAAGTGGCAGAAGAACAGGaggcaaaaacagaagaaaagactGAGGAGGCTACGGCTGTGGAGGCTGAGAAAGAGGAGACTGGTGAAAAGAAAGAGGAGCCTAAAGAAGATAATCCTCCGTCTGCACCACAGGAGTag
- the slc44a2 gene encoding choline transporter-like protein 2 isoform X2: MTKYERAGESRKFDPNFKGPIHNRGCTDILCCILFILALLGYFAVGILAWSQGDPRKVIYPTDSRGQFCGQAGTPLEKKPLLFYFNILKCASPLVLLEFQCPTTQLCVESCPDRHLTLMKAKLGNNEDREYYQKFCKEGVDFAALPPPELLSKGLCPGMLMPSKAFTRRCLPALGTMKGGVVVVGNETTFDSGEGGSINASEVLEASKKSNVVVEARQVAMRIFEDYTQSWHWILLGLVIAMVVSLIFIVLLRFLAGVMVWLVIVLVILVIGYGIFHCYMEYASLKGEPGADVTIRDLGLQTDFSVYLQIRQTWLAFMIILAIVEVIIILLLIFLRKRILIAIALIKEASRAVGHVMSSLFYPLLTFALLAVVIAYWAITAVFLSTSNEQVYKVFNNSECPFSRDTCDPQTFNTSNASAQCPDAECLFAFYGGETVYHKYLILFQFYNVFLFFWCANFVTALGQVTLSGAFASYYWAFKKPDDIPAYPIFSSLGRALRYHAGSLAFGSLILSLVQVMRVILEYLDHKLKGAQNKFAKFLLSCMKCCFWCLEKCIKFLNRNAYIMIAIYGKNFCTSARDAFFLLMRNIVRVAVLDKVTDFLLFLGKLLIVGIVGIFSFFFFSGRIKAVEEAAPSLNYYWVPILTVVVGSYLIAHGFFSVYAMCVDTLFLCFCEDLERNDGSSERPYFMSPELHEILSKTKRVEEDRDGVEQADAAKQVDEVKLEEETPLQQQDGEIQLKQQTMLKQDNEEEQPLQSKTDAEDEPKEEKTEEQKVSLTDESEKKEDPVIMEVAEEQEAKTEEKTEEATAVEAEKEETGEKKEEPKEDNPPSAPQE; the protein is encoded by the exons GGGAGTCCAGGAAGTTTGATCCAAACTTCAAAGGACCGATCCACAACAG GGGATGCACAGACATCCTCTGCTGTATTCTCTTCATCTTGGCTTTGTTGGGGTACTTTGCTGTCGGTATCCTTG CCTGGTCTCAGGGAGACCCCAGAAAAGTGATTTATCCCACAGACAGCAGGGGGCAGTTCTGTGGACAAGCTGGAACACCTCTGGA gaagaaacctcttCTGTTCTACTTCAACATCCTGAAATGTGCCAGTCCTCTGGTGCTGCTGGAGTTCCAGTGTCCcaccacacag TTATGTGTGGAAAGCTGTCCCGACAGGCATCTCACATTGATGAAAGCCAAGTTAGGCAACAACGAGGACCGAGAATACTACCAAAAATTCTGCAAGGAAGGAGTGGACTTCGCCGCACTG CCTCCTCCTGAGCTCCTGAGTAAAGGCCTGTGTCCTGGCATGCTGATGCCCAGTAAAGCCT TCACGCGTCGCTGCCTTCCTGCTCTGGGAACGATGAAAGGTGGGGTGGTGGTTGTCGGCAATGAGACCACGTTCGATTCTGGAGAAGGCGGCAGTATTAATGCCTCCGAGGTGCTGGAGGCATCAAA GAAGTCAAATGTGGTTGTAGAAGCTCGACAGGTGGCCATGAGAATCTTTGAGGACTACACTCAGTCCTGGCACTGGATATTACT tggtCTGGTGATAGCCATGGTTGTCAGCTTGATTTTTATCGTCCTCCTGCGATTCCTAGCTGGTGTCATGGTCTGGCTCGTGATTGTTTTGGTTATCCTAGTGATTGGATATG GTATTTTCCACTGTTACATGGAGTACGCCAGTCTGAAAGGAGAACCCGGCGCTGACGTCACCATCCGTGACCTCGGCCTGCAGACCGACTTCTCTGTCTACCTGCAGATCAGACAGACCTGGCTGGCCTTCA TGATCATCCTGGCTATTGTGGAGGTCATCATCATTCTGCTACTCATCTTCCTCAGGAAGAGAATCCTGATTGCCATCGCACTCATCAAAGAGGCCAGCAG AGCTGTCGGCCATGTTATGTCGTCACTGTTCTACCCACTGCTGACCTTTGCCCTTCTGGCTGTGGTGATCGCTTACTGGGCCATTACTGCTGT CTTCTTATCCACATCTAATGAGCAGGTGTACAAAGTGTTCAACAACTCTGAGTGTCCGTTTTCCCGAGATACCTGCGACCCCCAG ACATTCAACACCTCCAATGCTTCAGCTCAGTGTCCGGATGCAGAGTGCCTGTTTGCCTTCTACGGTGGTGAGACTGTCTACCACAAATACCTCATTCTGTTCCAGTTCTACAACGTCTTCCTTTTCTTCTGGTGTGCCAACTTTGTCACGGCCCTGGGTCAGGTCACTCTATCGGGTGCCTTTGCCTCGTATTACTGGGCCTTCAAGAAGCCCGATGACATCCCTGCCTACCCCATCTTCTCCTCTCTGGGTCGGGCTCTCAG GTACCACGCAGGCTCTCTGGCTTTTGGTTCTCTGATCCTGTCTTTGGTTCAGGTTATGAGGGTCATTCTGGAGTACCTGGATCACAAGCTAAAAG GTGCTCAGAACAAATTTGCCAAATTCCTGCTGAGCTGCATGAAGTGCTGCTTCTGGTGTCTGGAGAAATGTATCAAGTTCCTGAACAGAAATGCCTACATCATG ATTGCAATCTATGGAAAAAATTTCTGTACCTCAGCTCGAGATGCCTTCTTCCTTCTAATGAGGAACATTGTCAG GGTGGCTGTTTTAGACAAAGTGACTGATTTCCTGCTGTTTCTTGGGAAGCTCCTCATTGTTGGCATTGTGG ggattttctctttcttcttcttctctgggaGAATCAAAGCTGTAGAGGAGGCTGCACCATCTCTCAACTACTACTGGGTGCCAATACTG ACAGTAGTAGTGGGATCCTACCTCATCGCCCATGGCTTCTTCAGCGTGTACGCCATGTGTGTGGACACACTTTTCCTCTGCTTTT GTGAGGACTTGGAAAGAAATGACGGCTCCTCCGAGCGGCCTTACTTCATGTCCCCTGAGCTGCATGAGATCCTCTCCAAAACGAAGAGAGTGGAGGAAGATCGCGACGGCGTTGAGCAGGCAGACGCTGCCAAACAAGTGGACGAGGtgaagctggaggaggagacgCCTCTTCAGCAGCAGGACGGAGAAATTCAGCTGAAACAGCAGACGATGCTCAAGCAGGACAACGAGGAGGAGCAGCCTCTGCAGTCCAAGACGGATGCTGAAGACGAGCCAAAAGAGGagaagacagaagagcaaaaagTCAGTCTGACAGACGAgagtgaaaagaaagaagatCCAGTGATTATGGAAGTGGCAGAAGAACAGGaggcaaaaacagaagaaaagactGAGGAGGCTACGGCTGTGGAGGCTGAGAAAGAGGAGACTGGTGAAAAGAAAGAGGAGCCTAAAGAAGATAATCCTCCGTCTGCACCACAGGAGTag
- the odad3 gene encoding coiled-coil domain-containing protein 151 — MALSADSTKPPLRDQVTELQRKIQLLEGDRTAYYESTQSTIKKNTTAIRQLRQDNKRLLRELAEANAGDEHIIKVAFHNRALGKDGYRNMSGNEALATLDYRVLSKRKRLNALKATTHSHQCRLGELKMKYHGGKSVGSSAAVSTDAFTREREEEAMNLRALENSLEKTRYKCKEAKNIMSNYLKFKSHLQDESLTFEGQLDNLEAEILKHREEYQNLQAMNKDAQLFEKAAKDELQQLEALLYKERKEREHLKASYLKKAEEHKAQAERVDRRAQRTIIQPDELSSEAPHSTTRMAGEEEKPMSTFEEAFRHLKETTGVTNSQEVEDHITTKRRTHQHLEKLKGENEEVLLQLKQQKELLNQQFENMKYSGEAKFSSDQQILEDCEQQLQAQLQRCDAGRERLDWAVKTFSTVRAAVEHLTDKLKHITVSADAVAEVHPDSDKFVVELTSQWEPKLQVLQQEVQGKDLAAIKKEMEEEEFTIRIEEKLPEYNTRVRLPDDEAVDVFTDEDRSEEDEAHIVSREALKRQSQLIVDSNSKKKTWKKKKGKF, encoded by the exons ATGGCACTCAGTGCTGACTCAACAAAACCTCCGCTACGTGACCAAGTAACAGAGCTTCAGCGGAAAATCCAACTACTGG AGGGCGACAGAACTGCATACTATGAGAGCACCCAGTCCACTATCAAGAAGAACACAACGGCCATCCGTCAGCTGAGGCAGGACAACAAAAGGCTGTTGAGAGAACTGGCAGAAGCGAATGCT GGAGATGAACACATCATCAAAGTGGCCTTTCATAACAGAGCCTTGGGGAAGGATGGCTACCGCAACATGTCAGGAAAT GAGGCTCTCGCAACTCTAGACTACAGGGTGCTGTCCAAGAGGAAACGTCTGAATGCCCTAAAAGCCACCACCCACTCCCACCAGTGCCGCCTTGGCGAGCTGAAAATGAAGTACCATGGGGGGAAATCAGTGGGCAGCAGTGCAGCAGTGTCTACTGATGCTTTCACTCgcgagagagaggaagaggccATG aATCTGCGTGCGCTGGAGAACAGTCTGGAGAAAACTCGGTATAAGTGCAAGGAGGCTAAGAACATCATGAGTAACTATTTGAAATTCAAAAGTCACTTACAG GATGAGAGTCTGACTTTTGAGGGTCAGTTGGACAACCTGGAGGCCGAAATCCTGAAGCACAGAGAGGAGTATCAAAACCTGCAGGCCATGAATAAAGATGCCCAGCTCTTTGAAAAAGCAGCTAAG gACGAGTTGCAGCAGCTGGAGGCGTTGCTCTACAAGGAGCGTAAGGAAAGAGAGCATCTCAAAGCAAGTTACCTGAAAAAGGCCGAGGAGCACAAAGCCCAGGCTGAAAGAGTCGATAGGAGG GCCCAGAGAACAATAATCCAGCCAGATGAACTTAGCAGTGAAGCCCCACACAGCACCACCAGGAtggcaggagaggaggaaaaaccAATGTCCACATTTGAGGAGGCCTTCAGACACCTGAAGGAGACCACCGGGGTCACAAATTCACAG GAGGTAGAAGACCACATTACTACCAAGAGGAGGACACACCAGCATCTGGAGAAGCTGAAGGGAGAGAACGAGGAggtcctgctgcagctgaagcagCAGAAGGAGCTTCTGAACCAAcagtttgaaaatatgaaatattcagGAGAGGCTAAATTTTCCAG TGACCAGCAGATTTTGGAAGATTGTGAGCAGCAGCTACAGGCTCAGTTGCAGAGGTGTGATGCAGGCAGAGAGCGCCTGGATTGGGCTGTGAAAACCTTCAGCACTGTCCGAGCCGCTGTTGAGCACCTGACAGACAAACTGAAACACATCACAGTG AGTGCGGATGCAGTTGCTGAAGTACATCCAGACTCTGATAAATTTGTAGTGGAGCTGACAAGCCAGTGGGAGCCTAAATTACAGGTACTGCAGCAGGAGGTTCAAGGAAAGGATCTGGCTGCTATTAAGAAGGAgatggaagaagaggag TTCACCATCAGGATTGAAGAGAAACTGCCAGAGTACAACACCCGAGTCAGACTGCCTGACGATGAAGCAGTGGACGTCTTTACTGATG AGGACAGGAGTGAAGAAGACGAGGCTCACATCGTCTCACGGGAGGCACTGAAACGTCAGTCTCAGTTGATCGTTGACTCCAACTCCAAGAAGAAGacctggaagaagaagaagggcaAGTTCTGA